The following are encoded together in the Candidatus Binatia bacterium genome:
- a CDS encoding response regulator, with protein METQSKNISSPTVLVVDDNETVLDLLDLLLSNHGSTVLRAQSGSQCLAIVQREPVDLVILDVMMPGMDGIKVTAELKRTMPSLPIILLTAKDDLATRAAAMELGVNEFVTKPIHNRELLSRVRTQISTRRWEMDIERTTASVARLSEAYAGKVESKA; from the coding sequence ATGGAAACTCAGAGCAAAAATATCTCTTCGCCCACGGTGCTCGTGGTGGACGACAATGAAACCGTATTGGACCTGCTCGACTTGCTCCTCTCCAACCATGGATCGACCGTCTTGCGGGCGCAAAGCGGCAGCCAATGCCTGGCCATCGTTCAGCGCGAACCCGTGGACCTGGTCATTCTCGACGTGATGATGCCCGGCATGGACGGAATCAAAGTCACCGCGGAGCTCAAGCGGACCATGCCGTCGCTGCCGATCATTCTCTTGACCGCCAAGGACGACCTGGCGACGCGCGCCGCCGCCATGGAGCTCGGAGTCAATGAATTCGTCACCAAGCCGATTCATAATCGGGAGCTGCTTTCCCGCGTCCGCACGCAGATTTCCACCCGCCGCTGGGAGATGGACATAGAACGAACGACCGCCAGCGTCGCGCGGCTGTCCGAGGCCTACGCCGGCAAAGTCGAAAGCAAAGCCTAG
- a CDS encoding UbiD family decarboxylase encodes MMDLRQFLKFLAAEGELQKITAPIDAKHEIGAVCKILNERAGSPAVLFENVKGSTIPVVGQLLFGDKRVSMALGLSQENVFDETVKRATNPIAPRLVGNGPCQEVVMEGSAVDLTKLPICTNNPNDGGPYITAGHVIIKDPEYGMNLGIYRMMLMSKNEVSLRLTPGHDGYDFMKNAEKRGQKKFEVAVCVGVPPAVYVASQFEPRLGVYELEIAGGLAGEPVEVVKCRTVDLEVPALAEIVLEGELTIPPKTGTEGPFGEFCGYTTQAVPNERIMTIKAVTHRKNPIWHNIWLGKPPHEHLYIDALTYAVAAYLELKPAYPALKMAYAPPWGVSIVLVLQVEGRLKRPGLMNNMLAASLYTRSGKWKHVIVVDEDVNVYDPNEILWALTTRFQPATDMYVIPRGITSSLEPSSTPDGVTSKMMADATIKPGFRGQVAEPTDEMRGAVLKRWKEYGFRS; translated from the coding sequence ATGATGGACCTGAGACAATTTCTAAAATTTTTGGCAGCCGAAGGCGAGTTGCAAAAAATAACCGCGCCCATCGATGCCAAGCACGAAATCGGCGCGGTCTGTAAGATTTTGAACGAGCGGGCGGGCAGCCCGGCGGTGCTCTTCGAGAACGTGAAGGGCTCGACGATCCCCGTCGTCGGGCAGCTCCTCTTCGGCGACAAGCGGGTCTCCATGGCGCTGGGGCTCTCGCAGGAAAACGTCTTCGACGAGACCGTCAAGCGGGCTACCAATCCAATTGCGCCGCGACTCGTCGGTAATGGACCGTGCCAGGAAGTCGTCATGGAAGGAAGCGCCGTCGATCTGACCAAGCTGCCGATCTGCACCAACAATCCCAACGACGGCGGTCCTTATATCACCGCGGGCCATGTCATCATCAAAGATCCCGAGTACGGCATGAACCTCGGCATCTACCGGATGATGCTGATGTCGAAGAACGAAGTCAGCCTCAGGCTGACTCCCGGCCACGACGGCTACGACTTCATGAAGAACGCGGAAAAGCGCGGGCAGAAAAAATTCGAAGTCGCCGTTTGCGTCGGCGTGCCGCCGGCGGTTTACGTCGCCTCGCAGTTCGAGCCGCGCCTCGGCGTCTATGAGCTGGAAATTGCCGGCGGGCTCGCCGGCGAGCCGGTGGAGGTCGTCAAGTGCCGGACAGTCGATCTGGAAGTTCCGGCGCTGGCTGAGATCGTGCTCGAAGGCGAGCTCACGATTCCTCCGAAGACCGGCACCGAAGGACCGTTCGGAGAGTTTTGCGGCTATACGACGCAAGCCGTCCCCAACGAGCGCATCATGACCATCAAGGCGGTCACGCACAGGAAAAATCCCATCTGGCACAACATCTGGCTCGGCAAGCCGCCGCACGAGCATCTCTACATCGACGCGCTCACCTACGCGGTCGCCGCTTATCTGGAGCTGAAACCGGCGTATCCCGCGCTCAAGATGGCCTACGCGCCGCCGTGGGGAGTTTCGATCGTCCTGGTGCTTCAGGTGGAAGGCCGTCTGAAACGGCCCGGCCTTATGAACAACATGCTGGCCGCCTCACTCTACACGCGGAGCGGCAAGTGGAAGCACGTGATCGTCGTCGATGAGGACGTCAACGTCTACGACCCCAACGAAATTCTCTGGGCGCTTACCACGCGCTTTCAACCGGCGACCGACATGTACGTGATTCCGCGAGGCATCACGAGCAGTCTGGAGCCGTCGTCCACACCGGACGGAGTGACTTCGAAAATGATGGCCGACGCGACGATCAAGCCCGGCTTCCGCGGCCAGGTAGCGGAGCCGACGGATGAAATGAGAGGAGCGGTTCTCAAGCGCTGGAAAGAGTACGGCTTCAGGAGCTGA
- a CDS encoding sigma 54-interacting transcriptional regulator codes for MKTGKESFEPSVVAGDPVMLKLRELIRRAAPTDATVLITGETGTGKELVARTIHELSQRAEKPFVPINCAAIPHDLLESELFGHARGAFTGAIAPRPGLFQLAKGGTVLLDEIAEMPLALQAKLLRVLQEKELRPLGADHPVPVDVRIIASTNKDLEVEVAKGAFRQDLFYRLQVIPIVVPPLRARRSDIPLLAHHFLRKINERYGVSVEISTEAMVHLWEYDWPGNVRQLQNMLEQMVILSNKDRIDIEDLPACIGAAIKTNRHPSWPVDDQTLEDLPAKLADAAKRQPHTSWPVDEGGLDLQQALDHLEFRLIDEALRLAKGKKSAAAQLLRVKRTTLVAKLRKRRRGLFDAPLSPRPARSIAKEAAVYATGSHEGPDGVELTDRAEPATRLGYRRG; via the coding sequence ATGAAAACCGGGAAAGAGAGCTTCGAGCCCTCCGTGGTCGCCGGCGATCCGGTGATGTTGAAGCTCAGGGAGCTTATCCGGCGGGCGGCGCCGACCGACGCCACGGTCCTGATTACCGGAGAAACCGGCACCGGGAAAGAACTGGTCGCGCGCACTATTCACGAGCTCAGTCAAAGAGCCGAGAAACCTTTTGTCCCGATCAATTGCGCCGCCATTCCCCACGATCTGCTCGAGAGCGAGCTCTTCGGCCACGCGCGCGGCGCCTTTACGGGCGCGATCGCCCCGCGGCCGGGACTTTTCCAGTTGGCCAAGGGCGGCACCGTGCTCCTCGATGAAATCGCGGAGATGCCCCTCGCCTTGCAGGCCAAGCTCCTCCGCGTGCTGCAAGAAAAAGAGTTGCGGCCGCTCGGCGCCGATCATCCGGTGCCGGTGGACGTCAGGATCATCGCCAGCACGAACAAAGACCTCGAGGTGGAAGTCGCCAAAGGCGCCTTTCGGCAAGATCTGTTCTACCGCCTCCAGGTCATTCCGATCGTCGTCCCGCCGCTCCGGGCGCGGCGCTCGGATATCCCGCTGCTCGCGCACCATTTCCTAAGAAAAATCAACGAGCGTTACGGCGTCTCGGTCGAGATTTCGACCGAGGCGATGGTGCACCTTTGGGAATACGACTGGCCGGGCAACGTGCGACAGTTGCAGAACATGCTGGAACAGATGGTGATCTTGAGCAACAAGGACCGCATCGACATCGAAGACCTGCCTGCGTGCATCGGCGCCGCCATAAAAACAAATCGCCATCCTTCGTGGCCGGTGGATGATCAGACTTTGGAGGACTTGCCCGCAAAACTTGCCGACGCCGCGAAAAGGCAGCCCCATACTTCGTGGCCGGTGGACGAGGGAGGTTTGGACTTACAGCAGGCGCTCGACCACCTCGAGTTCCGGCTGATCGACGAAGCGCTCAGGCTCGCGAAGGGAAAAAAGAGCGCGGCGGCTCAGCTCTTGAGGGTCAAACGCACCACGCTCGTAGCCAAGCTCAGAAAGCGGAGGCGGGGCCTTTTTGACGCGCCGCTCTCGCCCAGGCCTGCGCGCAGCATCGCCAAGGAGGCCGCCGTTTACGCGACCGGAAGTCATGAAGGCCCCGACGGCGTCGAGCTGACCGACCGCGCCGAGCCGGCGACGCGCCTCGGATACCGGCGCGGATAA
- a CDS encoding GAF domain-containing sensor histidine kinase: MDVLQELSQSLLNLNSGHSLPVVLQRMVAQKIRELSALTAINRSIASSLDRETLLSRIAAEAKNLLALDGVVIRLVDGNRLMRAAHAGSGERARARVDIDKDESLSATAIREDRTIAIKNVSDDVALSAQYRKRLSGRGCRAAICLPLRAAGRPVGAIVGLSAKEREFHPDEVDLMTALADQAAIALEKSILLEETKAKSDELKRMGKEFEQARRAKAKFISTVSHELRTPLQVIIGYADLLKDGIVGQSKEEQGRVLSTILQNAEILDRLIGNVLALTKAEVNKTVLDISTVEVAEVMDHILSFSRRIDPDGRLKILFATPSNLPPISTDVAKLDAILQNLVGNACKFTLEGRIEVRVVDLPGRNRLEFSVADTGIGIEESEREKIFDEFYQGKQAQATNRTGVGLGLSIVKKYLSLMQGEIRVDGRLGKGTTFTFTLPYSIP, from the coding sequence ATGGACGTGTTGCAAGAGCTTTCGCAAAGCCTTTTAAACCTGAACTCCGGCCATTCTCTCCCCGTCGTGCTCCAGCGCATGGTGGCGCAAAAAATCCGCGAGCTCAGCGCGCTGACCGCGATCAACCGCAGCATCGCTTCTTCCCTCGACAGGGAAACTCTGCTTTCCCGGATCGCCGCCGAAGCAAAAAATCTTCTGGCGCTCGACGGCGTCGTGATCCGTCTCGTCGACGGGAACCGGCTCATGCGCGCGGCCCACGCGGGCAGCGGCGAGCGGGCGCGAGCGAGGGTGGATATCGACAAGGACGAAAGCCTCAGCGCGACGGCGATCCGCGAGGATCGAACGATAGCCATTAAGAACGTTTCCGATGACGTCGCGCTAAGCGCCCAGTATCGAAAACGCTTGAGCGGGCGGGGTTGCCGGGCCGCCATTTGTCTGCCGTTGCGCGCGGCGGGGCGGCCGGTCGGCGCCATCGTCGGACTATCGGCAAAAGAGCGGGAGTTCCACCCGGACGAAGTCGATCTCATGACGGCCCTGGCGGACCAAGCGGCGATCGCGCTGGAGAAATCCATTCTCCTCGAAGAGACGAAGGCAAAATCGGACGAGCTCAAAAGAATGGGCAAGGAGTTCGAACAGGCGCGCCGCGCCAAGGCGAAATTTATCTCCACGGTCTCGCACGAGCTCAGAACCCCGCTTCAAGTCATCATCGGCTACGCCGATCTGCTCAAGGACGGCATCGTCGGACAGTCGAAGGAAGAGCAAGGCCGGGTTTTGAGCACCATTCTTCAGAACGCCGAGATTCTCGACCGGTTGATCGGCAACGTTCTAGCGCTCACGAAGGCCGAAGTCAATAAAACCGTCCTCGATATCTCGACGGTCGAGGTCGCGGAGGTCATGGATCACATTCTTAGCTTCTCCCGCCGAATCGACCCGGACGGGCGGCTTAAAATTTTATTTGCGACGCCGAGCAATCTTCCGCCGATCTCGACCGACGTCGCCAAACTCGATGCGATTCTCCAAAACCTCGTCGGCAACGCCTGCAAGTTCACCCTTGAAGGCCGAATCGAAGTGCGGGTCGTCGATCTCCCTGGCCGGAACCGCTTGGAGTTTTCCGTCGCCGACACCGGCATCGGGATCGAGGAAAGCGAGCGGGAAAAAATATTCGATGAGTTTTACCAGGGCAAGCAGGCGCAAGCGACGAACCGCACCGGAGTCGGCCTTGGCTTGAGCATCGTGAAAAAATACCTGTCTCTTATGCAGGGAGAGATTCGGGTCGACGGCCGGCTCGGCAAAGGAACTACGTTTACCTTCACCCTGCCTTATTCTATTCCCTAA
- a CDS encoding response regulator transcription factor: MSRAIPLQSTSSKKSILLVDDHPIVLEGLKQLIEQQSDLMVCGELADGRATLQTVDKLRPDLAIIDISLKGVNGLDVIKALREQCPDLPVLALSMHDETLYAERALRAGANGYVMKQEATKNLLNAVRQLLGGGMYLSENVTAKLLSRMAKTKPGAKRSALEGLSDRELQVFHLIGQGVGTRKIAETLRLSVKTIESHRENIKRKLKLEDAAELVQYAVSWQQNETPPHAIKQ, translated from the coding sequence ATGTCGAGAGCGATCCCATTGCAGTCAACCTCAAGCAAAAAATCCATTCTGTTGGTCGATGACCATCCGATCGTGCTCGAGGGGCTGAAGCAGTTGATCGAGCAACAGTCCGACTTGATGGTCTGCGGCGAGCTGGCGGACGGCCGGGCGACTTTGCAAACCGTGGACAAGTTGCGGCCGGATCTTGCGATCATCGACATCTCTCTCAAGGGCGTCAACGGCCTCGACGTCATCAAGGCGCTGAGAGAGCAATGTCCGGATCTGCCGGTCCTGGCTTTGTCCATGCATGACGAGACGCTCTACGCCGAGCGCGCGCTCCGCGCCGGGGCCAACGGCTACGTCATGAAGCAAGAAGCGACGAAAAACTTGTTGAACGCCGTGCGCCAGCTTCTCGGCGGCGGCATGTATCTCAGCGAGAACGTCACCGCCAAGCTCTTGTCGCGCATGGCCAAGACCAAGCCCGGAGCGAAGCGCTCCGCTCTCGAGGGGCTGAGCGACCGCGAATTGCAGGTTTTCCATTTGATCGGGCAAGGCGTCGGCACGCGCAAAATCGCGGAGACGCTGCGCTTGAGCGTGAAGACGATCGAGTCGCACCGGGAAAATATCAAAAGAAAACTCAAACTCGAAGACGCCGCCGAGCTGGTGCAGTACGCCGTCTCGTGGCAACAGAACGAAACTCCGCCCCACGCTATAAAGCAATAA
- a CDS encoding Rieske 2Fe-2S domain-containing protein, which translates to MKVTSAKKKNKPVTLGAIPRVGSGTPAGEWLRKYWLVVGAAAELHDIPKAVKVLGEELVLFRDPKGRIGLLGLHCPHRGTSLEYGDIEDRGIRCAYHGWLFDVSGQCLEQPAEPKDSVFCQKVKHLSYPVRELGGLVFAYLGPHPEKPPPLPRYSCLVDRGGERQIEPVRYNDYNWFNFFENSADPCHICILHRHTGYGEQSWGDQFFSYEEMPDFEYVETDYGMKVVMTKPGPSPGTEFVDTMTLALPSIIQVGDTEFVHARVDAVKLMTEGSQCEHVLFLTPNDDQRFTIFTVNYYTGSDPNFFEKLKRMRATEVPKQEVKEYDRRKYMPFKGNVRQEDIMSQSTQGFLGERAERLATSDRGVIMFRKIVRGAIVAALKGDRPKGVVPKGREKEIVYFDSFTGVRKSAAR; encoded by the coding sequence ATGAAAGTTACCAGCGCAAAGAAAAAAAATAAGCCGGTCACCCTCGGTGCTATTCCCCGCGTCGGCTCCGGCACGCCGGCCGGCGAATGGCTCAGAAAATACTGGCTGGTCGTCGGCGCGGCGGCGGAGCTTCACGACATTCCCAAAGCGGTCAAAGTTCTCGGCGAAGAGCTGGTGCTGTTTCGCGATCCCAAAGGTCGGATTGGACTGCTCGGTTTGCATTGCCCCCACCGCGGCACGTCGCTGGAGTACGGCGACATCGAGGATCGCGGCATACGTTGCGCGTATCACGGATGGCTGTTCGACGTATCCGGACAGTGCCTGGAGCAGCCGGCGGAGCCGAAGGACAGCGTGTTTTGCCAAAAAGTAAAGCATCTGTCGTATCCAGTCCGAGAGCTTGGCGGTCTCGTCTTCGCCTATCTCGGTCCTCATCCTGAAAAGCCGCCTCCCCTGCCGCGCTACTCCTGTTTGGTCGACCGTGGCGGTGAGAGGCAGATCGAGCCGGTTCGCTACAACGACTACAACTGGTTCAACTTCTTCGAAAATTCCGCCGACCCGTGCCACATCTGTATTCTTCACCGCCACACAGGCTACGGCGAGCAATCCTGGGGCGACCAGTTCTTCAGCTACGAGGAAATGCCGGACTTCGAATACGTCGAGACCGACTACGGCATGAAGGTGGTCATGACCAAACCGGGACCGAGCCCGGGGACCGAGTTCGTCGATACGATGACGCTCGCGCTTCCCAGCATCATCCAGGTCGGCGACACCGAGTTTGTCCACGCGCGCGTGGACGCGGTGAAGCTCATGACCGAGGGCTCGCAATGCGAGCACGTGCTCTTTCTCACGCCCAACGACGACCAGCGCTTCACGATTTTTACCGTGAATTATTACACGGGCTCGGACCCGAACTTTTTCGAAAAGCTCAAACGGATGCGCGCGACCGAAGTTCCCAAGCAGGAGGTCAAGGAATACGACCGGCGCAAATACATGCCGTTCAAGGGCAACGTCCGGCAGGAAGACATCATGAGCCAATCGACCCAGGGTTTTCTCGGCGAGCGCGCGGAGCGCCTGGCGACTTCCGATCGCGGCGTCATCATGTTTCGCAAGATCGTCCGCGGCGCGATCGTCGCGGCTCTGAAGGGCGACCGGCCGAAGGGCGTCGTTCCCAAGGGACGGGAGAAAGAGATCGTCTACTTCGATTCGTTCACCGGCGTGCGCAAGAGCGCGGCGCGCTGA